A window of Streptomyces broussonetiae genomic DNA:
GTCAGCACGCCGACCAACAGCGGGCCGAAGTACACCCCGGCGGCCACCGCACCGGCCCCGACGCCGGAGCCGAGCGCGATGCGCTGCACCGTGCGGTCCGGCGGCGCGTGGTGGATGTGCTGCACCACCATCGGCGGCGCCACCTGCGCGGGCGGCATGGGGGTGAGGGTGGCGGGCCGGTCGTTGTAGACGTAGCGGCCGTCCGGGAGACGGACGACGCTGGGCATGGGCAGGTTGTCGGAGTCCACCAGGGACCTCCCAGGTCAGTTGGAGTCGGCGCAGGGCACGCACGCGCCGAGAGCGGCGGGGATGACGTATCCGGCATCGCGCCGGCAGGTGGGGCAGATGCGGCGGGCACGGTTGGCCCGGGCGAGCGCGGACCACCGGCCCGGTGTCATCGGCCGGACGGGCTTTGCGCGGTCGATGCGGTAGAGGTAGGCGACCAGCGGGCCTCGCTTGCGGCGGGGACGCTGAACTTCGGCGGCCACGTCCTGACCGCCCGGGCGCAGCCCCATCGCGCGGAGCTGTCTGCGGGTGGCCAGTCCGTCAGGGGCGAGCCGCCACCGGTACACCGGCAGCGAGCCACCCACCGGAGTGGCGGTCATCCGTGACTCGTTCCGGCGAGGTCAACGGGGACGCCGTTGACGCTCCCGCGTAGTTCGGCGTACCGGGTGGAGACCCAGCCGACCGACCAGCCGCACAG
This region includes:
- a CDS encoding DUF6251 family protein, with product MPSVVRLPDGRYVYNDRPATLTPMPPAQVAPPMVVQHIHHAPPDRTVQRIALGSGVGAGAVAAGVYFGPLLVGVLTAMAADLAMLAFLAAVMAWGVVTVVRSVGGSDGKAAAKRLGRKGR
- a CDS encoding RRQRL motif-containing zinc-binding protein yields the protein MTATPVGGSLPVYRWRLAPDGLATRRQLRAMGLRPGGQDVAAEVQRPRRKRGPLVAYLYRIDRAKPVRPMTPGRWSALARANRARRICPTCRRDAGYVIPAALGACVPCADSN